The proteins below are encoded in one region of Rhododendron vialii isolate Sample 1 chromosome 7a, ASM3025357v1:
- the LOC131332739 gene encoding uncharacterized protein LOC131332739: MLALENMIRRAASGLPLDLRYPPPAAQRSQTQGRAAPRRKSARDPPQKKLATRTPAPPPTTRPQTRGVQPPVASEEAAREAVARTKERYQLKMHQRPSQDEPVHKKRLILPEDSEEEGEEEEEEEGEDEEAPDSSGSDDSADDPGFRQDPRERDDDDDDGDDD; the protein is encoded by the exons atgcttgcactggagaacatgataaggcgggcggcaagtggattgcctttggacttgcgctacccaccaccggcagctcagagatctcag acacagggacgagcggctcctaggagaaaaagtGCCAGAGatcctccacaaaagaagctagcaactaggactcctgctcctccacctactactagaccacagacacggggcgtacagccacctgttgcgagtgaggaggcggcccgagaggccgtggcgcgcactaaggagaggtatcaactgaagatgcaccaaaggccctcgcaagatgagccagtccacaagaagcggctgatcctgcccgaggattccgaggaagaaggggaagaggaggaagaggaagaaggagaagacgaggaggcgcctgacagcagtggCTCAGACGACTCGGCTgacgatcctggttttagacaggatcctagagagagggacgatgacgacgacgacggagatgATGACTGA